A region from the Natronocella acetinitrilica genome encodes:
- a CDS encoding iron-sulfur cluster assembly scaffold protein has protein sequence MNGADNEWSEQGLHYFAAGHGAGVPGAGTAMVGRGRAGAVSWGTEVEIDIGLADDGTVAELRWRCHGCPAVQAACSWIAEQAPGMQPRALLEYSAVCVADALALPPARLGVLLVVEDALRAAVASVAE, from the coding sequence ATGAACGGCGCGGATAACGAATGGAGTGAGCAGGGGCTGCACTATTTTGCGGCCGGTCATGGGGCCGGGGTCCCTGGTGCCGGCACCGCGATGGTCGGCAGAGGCCGGGCTGGTGCGGTATCATGGGGAACCGAAGTCGAGATCGACATTGGTCTCGCTGACGATGGCACAGTTGCCGAGCTGCGGTGGCGCTGCCATGGTTGTCCTGCCGTGCAGGCAGCCTGTAGCTGGATTGCCGAGCAGGCGCCCGGTATGCAACCGCGGGCTCTGCTTGAGTACAGCGCCGTCTGCGTCGCCGATGCATTGGCATTGCCCCCGGCGCGACTCGGCGTGCTGCTTGTGGTTGAAGATGCGTTGCGGGCTGCGGTGGCGTCTGTTGCCGAGTGA